Proteins encoded together in one Plasmodium brasilianum strain Bolivian I chromosome 6, whole genome shotgun sequence window:
- a CDS encoding mediator of RNA polymerase II transcription subunit 11: MNENYINSLKRLKEISKTIESTLQQNNRLKSILASEMYFRKKCEASIETIENTTDKQECFRKVSKIFIRKSRDEIKKELNEEIAHYDKHTPHLVDLRKKLIDKLSNLKEQYLETHEYIEREANSAS, translated from the exons ATGAacgaaaattatataaactcGCTGAAGAGG CTGAAAGAGATTTCCAAAACGATTGAATCTACATTGCAGCAGAATAATAGATTAAAGAGCATATTAGCAAGTGAAATGTATTTTAGGAAAAAATGTGAAGCCTCCATAGAAACG ATTGAAAACACCACAGATAAACAGGAATGTTTTAGAAAAGTGTCTAAAAT cTTTATTAGGAAGTCAAGGGAtgagataaaaaaagagttGAACGAGGAAATAGCCCATTACGATAAACACACTCCCCATCTAGTG GATTTACGAAAAAAGCTAATCGATAAGCTGTCAAATTTGAAGGAGCAGTACTTAGAAACGCATGAATAT ATTGAACGGGAGGCGAACAGTGCTTCTTAA
- a CDS encoding hypothetical protein (conserved Plasmodium protein) has translation MKLSIIFFFFLLIFVINFLKCENVNNKNMNKKDGANTKKGEQKNQKTGKSEGKEKNGKGKKLEEAKNNYEKASKNIEVNRSIDEAKKNVEVNKSIDEEEKKKEKVNKGKEEQVMRKEEVNIVRDEIKRCEEEKNTILEEIKNVQKSFDDYTTKSNNDLNACIAQMKASQNELNICKENENKINGIVKDMSNKYNESLNKKEKDAFELKEKISNLENKIVHVESKLNTCTKNSNNFYKNKYNKDDNYLISYDIMISYFLKIFKIYKTFYIIIAEKTFMQKVLFQMVYWKDVIIKNVQEYGLLVISQLYLYGKGITHSNFANRSKTFYQNSPLELYVTLVKDKIVYFALSTKTFCMKYINYIIPQLLSFKKNAVNNLDVFVQKLHNNSHILVNKLNTINPELKGIIPTDLSDQIILLIFFTLVNVIHLYILFYVLFLLYNFIKRVLVFLFTWICFIFSIIYEFTIFVMTLPVRPCMPRKNSKNRKTYKKHDEQMYSNPERVSYQQQEFKKMYKNQNVHQRKF, from the coding sequence atgaaattaagcataattttttttttttttcttttaatattcgtaattaattttttaaagtgcgaaaatgttaataataaaaatatgaataagaaGGATGGGGCAAATACAAAGAAAGGGGAGCAGAAAAATCAGAAAACAGGGAAAAGTGAggggaaggaaaaaaatggaaaaggcAAAAAATTGGAGGAGGCGAAAAACAATTATGAGAAGGCaagcaaaaatatagaaGTAAATAGAAGTATAGATGAGGCGAAGAAAAATGTAGaagtaaataaaagtataGACGAAGAggagaagaaaaaggaaaaagtaaataaaggTAAAGAGGAACAGGTAATGAGAAAGGAAGAAGTAAATATAGTTAGAGACGAGATAAAAAGATGCGAAGAAGAGAAGAATACAATTCTTgaggaaattaaaaatgttcaaaAAAGTTTTGATGACTACACaacaaaaagtaataatGACCTAAATGCATGTATAGCACAAATGAAGGCAAGtcaaaatgaattaaatatatgtaaggaaaatgaaaataagatTAATGGAATAGTAAAAGATAtgagtaataaatataatgaaagtttaaataagaaagaaaaagatgcattcgaattaaaagaaaaaattagtaatttagaaaataaaattgtacaTGTAGAATCAAAATTGAATACTTGTACAAAGaattctaataatttttataaaaataaatataataaagatgataattatttaatttcttaCGATATTATGATaagctattttttaaaaatatttaaaatatataaaacgttctatataataatagcagaaaaaacatttatgcAGAAAGTATTATTTCAGATGGTATATTGGAAAGATGTGATCATAAAAAATGTGCAAGAATATGGTCTTCTAGTTATTTcacaattatatttatatggaAAAGGTATAACACATAGCAATTTTGCTAATCGATCAAAAACATTTTATCAGAATTCTCCTCTAGAGCTATATGTAACTTTAGTAAAAGAcaaaattgtttattttgcattatcaacaaaaacattttgtatgaaatatataaattatatcataCCACAATTGTTgtctttcaaaaaaaatgctgtaaataatttagatGTCTTTGTTCAGAAACTGCATAACAATTCACACATTTTGGTAAATAAGCTAAATACCATAAACCCAGAATTGAAAGGAATCATACCTACAGATTTATCAGACCAAAtcattcttttaatattctttacCTTAGTTAAtgttatacatttatatatattattttatgtattatttttactatacaattttattaaaagagTACTAGTTTTTCTGTTTACATggatttgttttattttttcaattatttatgaatttaCCATCTTTGTGATGACACTACCAGTTAGACCTTGTATGCCcagaaaaaatagtaaaaatagaaaaacatataaaaaacacGATGAACAAATGTATAGCAACCCAGAGAGGGTCTCCTACCAGCAGCAggaattcaaaaaaatgtacaaaaatcAAAATGTTCACCAGAGAAAATTCTGA
- a CDS encoding small ubiquitin-related modifier, with amino-acid sequence MADDSSAANNAGATTSNNQGEHIQVKVRSPDGAEVFFKIKRKTKLEKLMEVYCNRLGQSMEAVRFLYDGDRIHGDNTPDQLGIEDGDVIDAMVQQTGGSF; translated from the exons atggCTGACGATTCATCAGCAGCTAATAATGCGGGTGCAACGACAAGTAACAATCAAGGTGAACACATTCAGGTTAAAGTAAGATCACCTGATGGAGCAGaggttttttttaaaataaaaagaaagacGAAACTTGAGAAGCTAATGGAAGTATACTGTAACCGCCTTGGACAGTCAATGGAAGCAG TTCGATTTTTATATGACGGGGATAGGATACATGGAGATAACACACCTGATCAATTAGGAATAGAAGATGGAGATGTTATTGATGCAATGGTTCAACAAACGGGAGgaagtttttaa
- a CDS encoding 60S ribosomal subunit protein L24, with the protein MRIEKCWYCSGNIYPGHGIFFIRNDANIFRFCRSKCHKHFKAKHNPRKVKWTKVYRKERNKELNYDKTFEYEKIRNEPIKYDRNLYIKTINAIKKIDEIKEKRKMRFYKNRIKEIAEKKINLSLNYIKNNPKLLQNTEYENVLEELTEENKQHVDITLIKNTFEDESIIRKDMENAIKFTTDVRAITEEQVTRNNKKKVLICGSGK; encoded by the exons ATGAGGATAGAGAAGTGCTGGTATTGCTCAGGGAATATATACCCAG GGCATGGAATATTCTTCATCCGAAACGATGCGAACATTTTTCGCTTTTGCCGAAGTAAGTGCCACAAACATTTTAAGGCGAAACACAACCCGCGCAAAGTTAAATGGACGAAGGTGTATCGAAAAGAAAGAAACAAAGaattaaattatgataaGACTTTTGAATATGAAAAGATCCGCAATGAGCCCATTAAGTATGatagaaatttatatattaaaacaattaatgcaataaaaaaaattgatgaaattaaagaaaagagaaaaatgagattttataaaaacagaattaaagaaatagctgaaaagaaaattaacctttccttaaattatataaaaaataatccaAAACTTTTACAAAATACGGAATATGAAAACGTTTTGGAGGAGCTAACTGAGGAGAATAAACAGCATGTGGATATCACTTTAATCAAAAATACATTTGAAGATGAAAGTATTATTCGTAAGGATATGGAAAATGCAATCAAGTTTACGACGGATGTGCGGGCCATCACGGAGGAACAGGTAACaagaaataataagaaaaaagtattGATATGTGGAAGTGGTAAATAA
- a CDS encoding DNA mismatch repair protein MSH6 → MSEFNKQNSSAASNKKQASILSFFKTHESKIKKTNCSNDADINKNITGNENEYREPEGNKLFLSNPLEEDGMKDDKENAQLNAKFSMLNNFVSNVKESDGKGLKMSNEKSSGSDNVRSNAHSNRNSFGMSEGHQGSLFEDSLQEGSAVKSESENKMVLNSSSYYDKESAENADLSTEEDLIIKKKRKIILDSSSDTNTNTNEKTKMGKEKRNNGEQSISDGVDGKLSFLLYEPNKKFEETLLIDDNKCRDIKSIQRRKGEDSKKSQELDFLRNKYLNLPISLTNDKFRQYIEQYFLYCNTFEFPKWIQPQYIRDNNLNKPESADYDCTTIWTPPSDHQWAVEYKQAHYTPGMQQFWKIKSKNFDKIIFFKMGRFYEIFYIDACFMHTICGLNWMSGEQKPHLGFPEQSLHFYAKKVINSGHKVVVIEQMETPKELEQRNKECSGPKDKAIKREVNEIYTKGTILHDNMLSAETKYLVCFYFDDIEDLDNSNDRLKTKCNFGFVVTDIATSYIAVGYCNDDESRIELRTILAQLCPAEILYCSKNINKEVLSIFKNIAADPELTSMNSFPNIIASLDEINKYFVNIPKSLEIYKEHNSVICAFGGFIVYLRSLLLDKKVFKFCKIEHYDLFKKDNYMVLDATALKHLEILETQSGETKNSLYDYVNKTCTNFGARNLRRWVCSPLLNCKKINERLDVVDFLRKNEHILSLIRLKMKKLPDIQRLLNKICVQASQSERGAVFFDNIVNTKLKEFVTFLNAFKEIDIMLTEINSIDKDDEMPSRLFEISNTPDRRNNKNVNGSYPHIEEITKEFLQKIDFDGEKEYKPAEGCDEVIDMINRKEKDVENQLNNILANMKKYLKISTLKFVHAKYKYEIECPDNVPKSFLKEVEITSAKKGFVRIQNEEIKSCVEMLDDIEQEKKDAIYPFFQKIFHLFYAHYEKYIAACRLIAELDCLQSFAYVVLNTSFVLTRPILHPMRCDNHTRVMDKGVKEEEEGTSEMEEEKGEVQNKKTDKKEKYSDETNDTDRGVSDTKEPLLILENNIHPVVATLMPNFIANNIYMGCEQEKKSTLLLTGPNMGGKSTLLRQAAISVILAQIGAFVPCTYCELTVVDKIFTRLGSSDNLFEGKSTFLVELEDISNLLKQSTKYSLAILDELGRGTSSFDGTAIALSTLEQISDVIKCRCIFSTHYHMLVEEVKHNTNISNYHMSLSIDDEQEKIIFLYKFIKGVCPKSFGIHIARLAGLPKEIIDLAHEKSVLFENVTDEFCKIIKYKNIMRSLLNAPDDENLASLFRKYKCEFS, encoded by the coding sequence ATGTCTGAGTTTAATAAGCAGAATTCGTCAGCGGCTTCGAATAAAAAACAAGCTTCAATTCTgagtttttttaaaactcaTGAGAGTAAGATAAAGAAAACTAACTGTTCAAATGATGcagatattaataaaaatatcacaGGAAATGAAAACGAATACAGAGAACCTGAAgggaataaattatttttaagtaatcCTTTGGAGGAGGATGGGATGAAGGACGACAAAGAGAACGCTCAGCTGAACGCAAAATTTTCTATGCTGAATAATTTTGTGTCAAATGTGAAGGAAAGCGATGGAAAGGGGCTGAAGATGAGCAATGAAAAGAGCAGCGGAAGTGACAATGTGAGAAGCAATGCGCATAGCAACAGGAACAGCTTTGGCATGAGCGAGGGGCATCAAGGAAGTCTATTTGAAGATTCCTTACAGGAGGGAAGTGCAGTAAAAAGCGAGAGCGAAAATAAGATGGTGCTGAATAGTAGCAGTTACTATGATAAAGAGAGTGCAGAAAATGCAGATCTAAGCACAGAAGAGGatcttattataaaaaagaagagaaagatAATACTTGATAGCTCAAGTGATACAAATACAAACACAAATGAAAAGACTAAAAtgggaaaggaaaaaaggaataatggGGAACAGTCAATTAGCGATGGTGTTGATGGGAAGTTAAGTTTTTTACTATATGaaccaaataaaaaatttgaagaaaCTCTTTTAATCGATGATAATAAATGTAGGGATATTAAATCAATACAAAGAAGAAAAGGAGAAGATAGTAAAAAATCGCAAGAGTTAGATTtcttaagaaataaatatttaaatttaccTATCAGTTTAACAAATGATAAATTTAGACAATATATAGAacagtattttttatattgtaataCATTCGAATTTCCAAAATGGATTCAACCTCAGTATATAAGAGATAATAATTTGAACAAACCAGAGAGTGCTGACTATGATTGTACAACCATATGGACTCCACCATCAGATCATCAATGGGCAGTGGAGTATAAACAAGCACATTATACTCCAGGTATGCAGCAattttggaaaataaaatctaaaaattttgataaaataattttttttaaaatgggaaggttttatgaaatattttatattgatGCTTGTTTTATGCATACTATATGTGGACTTAATTGGATGAGTGGTGAGCAGAAACCTCACTTGGGATTTCCAGAACAgtctttacatttttatgcaaaaaaagtaattaatAGTGGTCATAAAGTAGTTGTAATTGAGCAGATGGAAACACCTAAAGAACTTGAACAAAGGAACAAAGAATGCTCTGGACCTAAAGATAAAGCTATCAAAAGAGAGGtcaatgaaatatatactaaAGGCACAATACTACATGATAATATGTTAAGTGCTGAGACCAAATATTTagtttgtttttattttgatgatATAGAAGATTTAGATAATTCTAATGATAGATTAAAAACAAAGTGTAACTTTGGTTTTGTTGTAACAGATATTGCAACGTCTTACATTGCTGTAGGGTATTGTAATGATGATGAATCGAGAATAGAATTAAGGACCATTCTTGCACAATTATGTCCAGCagaaattttatattgttcgaaaaatataaacaaagaaGTGTTAtccatatttaaaaatattgcagCAGATCCGGAGTTGACTAGTATGAATAGTTTTCCTAATATCATCGCATCGTtagatgaaataaataaatatttcgtTAATATTCCTAAAAGTttggaaatatataaagaacaCAATAGTGTTATTTGTGCTTTTGGAGGATTTATAGTATATCTTAGATCCCTTCTTTTAGATAAGAAAGTCTTTAAGTTTTGCAAAATTGAACATTACGATTTATTTAAGAAAGACAATTATATGGTTCTGGATGCAACTGCCTTAAAGCATTTGGAAATATTAGAGACTCAGTCAGGAGAAACGAAAAATTCCTTATACGATTATGTGAATAAAACTTGCACAAATTTTGGTGCTCGTAATTTGAGGAGATGGGTATGTAGTCCTTTATtgaattgtaaaaaaattaatgaacgATTAGATGTTGTAGATTTTTtgagaaaaaatgaacacaTATTATCATTGATAAGGTTAAAGATGAAGAAACTACCTGACATACAAAGgttattaaacaaaatatgtgTTCAAGCATCTCAAAGTGAAAGAGGAGCTGTCTTCTTTgataatattgttaatacAAAATTGAAAGAATTTGTTACATTCTTAAATGCATTCAAAGAAATAGATATAATGTTGACTGAAATTAACAGCATTGATAAGGATGATGAAATGCCTAGTCGCTTATTCGAAATTAGTAATACACCTGACAGgaggaataataaaaatgtgaatGGTTCATATCCTCATATTGAAGAAATTACAAAAgagtttttacaaaaaatagatTTTGATGgggaaaaagaatataaaccAGCAGAAGGATGTGATGAAGTAATCGATATgataaatagaaaagaaaaggatgTAGAAAATCaactaaataatatattagcaaatatgaaaaaatatttgaaaatatcaacattaaaatttgtgcatgcaaaatataaatacgaAATTGAATGTCCAGATAACGTTCcaaaatcttttttaaaagaagttGAAATAACATCTGCTAAAAAAGGATTTGTTAGGATACAAAATGAAGAGATAAAAAGTTGTGTTGAAATGTTAGATGACATTGAACAGGAAAAGAAAGATGCcatttatccattttttcaaaaaattttccacttattttatgcacattatgaaaaatatattgctGCATGCAGGCTAATTGCAGAACTAGATTGTTTGCAATCCTTTGCATATGTAGTATTAAACACTTCATTCGTTTTAACAAGACCTATACTTCATCCCATGCGATGTGATAACCATACAAGGGTGATGGACAAAGGGGTaaaggaagaagaggaaggaACATCCGAAATGGAGGAAGAAAAGGGAGAagttcaaaataaaaaaacagacaagaaggaaaaatattCGGATGAAACAAATGATACAGATCGAGGTGTTAGTGATACTAAAGAACCTTTGCTCATCCTTGAAAACAATATTCACCCAGTTGTTGCAACCCTCATGCCGAACTTTATTGCaaacaatatttatatggGATGTGAgcaggaaaaaaaatcaacTTTATTATTAACGGGACCAAATATGGGAGGTAAAAGTACCTTACTGCGTCAGGCAGCTATATCTGTTATATTAGCACAAATAGGTGCCTTTGTTCCTTGTACATATTGTGAGTTAACAGTAGTAGATAAGATATTTACAAGGTTAGGATCAAGTGATAACTTATTTGAAGGAAAAAGTACATTTCTAGTTGAGTTAGAGGATATATCAAATTTGTTAAAACAGAGTACTAAATACAGTTTAGCCATTTTAGATGAACTGGGTAGAGGAACCTCATCCTTTGATGGCACAGCAATTGCTTTGTCTACACTTGAACAAATATCTGATGTTATAAAATGTAGATGCATCTTTTCAACTCATTACCATATGCTAGTAGAAGAAGTCAAacataatacaaatatttccAACTATCATATGAGCTTAAGTATTGATGATGAACAggagaaaattatatttttatacaaatttattaaagGAGTATGTCCTAAATCATTTGGAATACACATTGCAAGGTTAGCTGGACTTCCAAAAGAGATCATTGATCTTGCACATGAGAAATCGGTACTATTTGAAAATGTAACTGATgaattttgcaaaattattaaatataaaaatataatgcgTTCTTTGTTAAATGCGCCTGATGATGAAAACTTGGCTTCTTTGTTTCGAAAGTATAAATGTGAATTTTCGTGA
- a CDS encoding hypothetical protein (conserved Plasmodium protein), which yields MENISNDVNYVFHNSTLYLLLYAFVQVACYLAHSIRTNEIVVFYFLKLHKKIRKTYCYYMKSNKYQETSKKIETLKKKIKKYNKLIDENKNSNKHLNEYDLIILNGKYTRKVLKEENNLNDLMKILEEENKNDYLIHTCNTLLAFLFSKNTLVLFFFISFKYFATDHLEIPSLNMHSCLWFKRNFKIIYATEPCSNSLFDFLYGYNTAQLFFFTIKQNLGSLFVITKQKQKKKKKPCDFIWSCIKSVEAQVGVKKKDFLKINKPQIGNKKV from the exons ATGGAAAATATCTCCAATGATGTTAATTACGTTTTTCATAACTCGACCTTATATTTGCTCTTATACGCGTTCGTACAAGTTGCCTGCTACCTAGCACATAGCATTCGTACGAATGAAAttgttgtattttattttttaaagctccacaaaaaaataagaaagacATACTGCTATTATATGAAATCAAACAAATATCAAGAGACTAGCAAGAAAATTGAaactttgaaaaaaaaaataaaaaagtataataagcttatagatgaaaataaaaattcaaataaacatttaaatgaatatgatttgataatattaaatgggaaatatacaagaaaagttttaaaagaagagaacaatttaaatgatttaatgaaaatactggaggaggaaaataaaaatgattatcTCATTCATACATGTAACACACTTCTTGCGTTTTTATTCTCAAAGAACACGCTA gttttattttttttcatatcatTCAAATACTTTGCCACCGATCACTTGGAAATACCAAGCCTGAACATGCACTCCTGTTTGTGGTTTAAGAGAAActtcaaaataatttacgCAACAG AACCTTGCTCAAATAGTTTATTCGATTTTTTATACGGTTACAACACCGcgcaattatttttttttacgataAAGCAAAACCTTGGGAGTTTGTTCGTCATAACAAaacagaaacaaaaaaaaaaaaaaaagccatGTGATTTTATTTGGAGTTGTATAAAAAGTGTAGAAGCACAAGTtggtgtaaaaaaaaaggatttcttaaaaattaataagcCACAAATTGGTAATAAAAaggtataa
- a CDS encoding TATA-box-binding protein: MNEEDYEISSAHFLLRDDEANGKGMSINRSGNDNNGEDYYNGNEHGHISLGEKYEKENGTNFNSDNEVDMNSEGVKSKLDHRNVVLNIHNIIASANLCVDIDLRLIAVSIRNAEYNPSKINTLIIRLNKPKCTALIFKNGRIMLTGTKTKKDSIYGCKKIGKIIKMVTNDCVKFKNFKIENIIASANCNIPIRLEMLAHDHKEYCNYEPELFAGLVYRYKPTSKLKSVILIFVSGKIIITGCKSVQKLNIVFQDIYNVLVQYKS; the protein is encoded by the coding sequence ATGAACGAGGAGGACTACGAAATCAGCAGCGCGCATTTCTTGCTTCGGGATGATGAAGCTAATGGAAAGGGCATGAGCATCAACCGTAGTGGTAACGATAACAACGGTGAGGACTACTACAACGGTAATGAACATGGTCATATCAGCTTGGGCGAAAAGTATGAGAAGGAGAATGGAACAAACTTCAATTCAGATAATGAAGTGGACATGAATTCAGAAGGAGTTAAAAGTAAACTGGATCATAGAAATGTCGTTCTTAATATACACAATATAATAGCATCGGCAAATTTATGTGTCGATATTGATTTGCGTCTAATAGCTGTGTCAATACGAAATGCTGAGTACAACCCTAGCAAAATAAATACCCTTATTATTAGATTAAATAAACCGAAGTGTACagcattaatttttaagaatgGAAGGATAATGTTAACAggtacaaaaacaaaaaaggattCAATATATGGATGTAAAAAGATTgggaaaataattaaaatggtAACAAATGATTgtgttaaatttaaaaatttcaaaatagaaaatattattgctAGCGCTAATTGTAATATTCCTATCCGATTAGAAATGCTTGCACATGATCATAAAGAATATTGTAATTATGAACCCGAGTTATTTGCCGGATTAGTTTATAGGTATAAACCAACATCTAAATTGAAGTCggttattttaattttcgtTTCAGGGAAAATTATCATTACAGGATGCAAGTCCGTTCAAAAATTGAACATAGTTTTTcaagatatatataacgtTCTCGTTCAGTACAAAAGTTGA
- a CDS encoding BCNT domain-containing protein: protein MEFPSSDEEDENYDVEEDLKKEMEEELKENKKSNKVNEKNGKQIQNAIKNSIIKEKIEKAYYEINEEFEKLYTHETNVHEEDFLLQFHKKYPQVEKNYNTKKKLLNHINKYCSLDEDNSPIMNIREYKQKCRSGDNNNNGSSVNGKSSNYNNNSGSKNNCNGNNDSVGEGNLSEAVKNALDAFRENNSVDVEKRYMYAGKIYTVKKKIDKTSSSYKRYIKTKDKMTIGGNFTNIDKLIQNIQENKEINTLDKSTEDWKNYKITHAIDEEKLKAHQNYIENKLFVENVERKLYENKIKNKSTIK from the coding sequence ATGGAATTCCCGTCATCCGACGAGGAGGATGAAAATTACGATGTCGAGGAAGACttgaaaaaggaaatggaagaagaattaaaagagaataaaaaaagtaataaagtAAACGAAAAGAATGGTAAACAAATTCAAAATGCcataaaaaattcaataataaaggaaaaaattgaaaaagcaTATTACGAAATTAATGaagaatttgaaaaattatatacacacGAAACAAATGTGCACGAAGAAGATTTTTTGCTCCAGTTTCATAAGAAATACCCAcaagtagaaaaaaattataacacaaaaaaaaaattacttaatcatataaataagtaCTGTTCGCTTGATGAAGACAATTCACCCATAATGAACATCAGGGAGTATAAGCAGAAGTGCCGGAGTGGTGATAACAACAACAATGGTAGCAGTGTGAATGGCAAAAGTAGTAATTACAACAATAATAGCGgcagtaaaaataattgtaatgGTAACAATGACAGTGTCGGAGAGGGAAATCTTTCTGAAGCGGTAAAGAATGCCCTGGATGCATTTCGTGAAAATAATTCTGTTGATGTAGAAAAGAGATACATGTACGCtggaaaaatttatactgttaaaaaaaaaattgacaaAACGTCTTCTtcatataaaagatatataaagaCAAAGGACAAGATGACCATAGGTGGTAATTTTACGAACATTGATAAACTTATACAAAACATacaagaaaataaagaaataaatactCTTGATAAGTCTACAGAAGATTGGaagaattacaaaataaCTCATGCCATAGacgaagaaaaattaaaagctCATCAgaattatatagaaaataaactGTTTGTTGAAAATGTGGAAAGGAAATTGtacgaaaataaaattaaaaataaaagcaccATAAAGTGA